One segment of Micromonospora parathelypteridis DNA contains the following:
- a CDS encoding PP2C family protein-serine/threonine phosphatase: MTLKLRSVGTSDRGLIRSGNQDALHAGNWLVAVADGMGGMAAGDLASALTIDAVAPLDVETPEDALVAALEGGIALATSRIRQAVTEDPERQGMGTTLTALLFARTGSCLALAHVGDSRAYLFREGVLKQITRDDTFVQMLVDQGVITPDQASSHPRRAVVTQALQGDEVTPSYSTMVPRVGDRWLLCSDGLSNVVRPDTLTEVLTDYPDRAACTGKLIDLALHAGAPDNVTVVVADVLEE, encoded by the coding sequence ATGACCCTGAAGCTGCGTTCCGTGGGAACGAGCGACCGTGGGCTGATCCGCAGCGGAAACCAGGACGCCCTGCACGCCGGCAACTGGCTCGTCGCCGTCGCCGACGGCATGGGCGGGATGGCAGCCGGCGACCTGGCCAGTGCCCTCACCATCGACGCGGTCGCCCCGCTGGACGTGGAAACCCCCGAGGACGCCCTGGTCGCCGCGCTCGAAGGTGGCATCGCGCTGGCCACCTCCCGAATCCGCCAGGCGGTCACCGAGGATCCCGAGCGCCAGGGCATGGGCACCACACTGACCGCCCTGCTCTTCGCCCGTACCGGCAGCTGCCTGGCCCTCGCGCACGTCGGCGACTCCCGGGCCTACCTGTTCCGCGAGGGCGTGCTCAAGCAGATCACCCGGGACGACACGTTCGTCCAGATGCTGGTGGACCAGGGCGTGATAACCCCCGACCAGGCCAGCAGTCACCCGCGCCGAGCAGTCGTCACCCAGGCGCTGCAGGGCGACGAGGTCACGCCGTCGTACTCCACGATGGTGCCCCGGGTCGGCGACCGGTGGCTGCTGTGCAGCGACGGCCTCTCCAACGTCGTCCGCCCGGACACCCTCACCGAGGTGCTGACCGACTACCCGGATCGGGCCGCCTGCACGGGCAAGCTGATAGACCTGGCACTGCACGCCGGCGCACCGGACAACGTCACAGTGGTGGTCGCCGACGTTCTGGAGGAGTAG
- the hrpB gene encoding ATP-dependent helicase HrpB: protein MLSDVTLDLPVRPVLPTLVAALDAAGTGVLVAPPGTGKTTLAPLAVADRVTGRVVIAQPRRVAARAAARRMAELLGERVGERVGYAVRGERRVGPATRVEVVTTGLLVRRLHHDPELPGTGAVLLDEVHERQLDADLALAFTVEARATLRPDLWLLAMSATPDTDRFAALLGGSVPAPVVRADSALHAVQRIWAPPARPIAPPGAGPVDRALLDHVAATVRRALREHDGDVLVFLPGAGEIAAVTGRLSDLRDTVALLPLHGRQRGSEQDAALRPADRRRVVLATALAETSLTVPGVRVVVDAGLSRVPRIDLARGLGALVTVPVSRAAATQRAGRAGREAPGYVYRCWSAATHERLPARAEPEVATADLTGFALELAAWGQSDGVGLALPDVPPVAAMTVARDTLRTLGAVDADGRITARGRSIAAAGAHPRLARALLDGAGRVGADRAAEVVALLAEESAAGPGDDLVAGWRRLRAGVDAGATARWRTEVRRLRAALPAGSPPDGRSDSSRTDRAGGPAIGGRAGSGGLSDDLAAGLLVGLAYPERLARVRRPGGSAYLMTGGTAAELAAGSGLAGSDWLAVAVADRTPGTPSARIRRASPVDEATAREAAGPLLRTSREVGWSDGDVVAREVTRLGAIELLQRRLDRPDRAEVAAALLTGLRQEGLGLLTWTPAARALRERLAFLRHHLGDPWPEVGDEALFDAAPTWLGPELAAGRRRADLARVDVTSALRRLLPWAQAARLDELAPERIEVPSGSRVRVDYTDPVAPVLAVKLQETFGWSTAPRVGDGRAPVLLHLLSPAGRPVAVTADLASFWRTGYPQVRAELRGRYPRHPWPEDPVTATPTRHATPRRR, encoded by the coding sequence GTGCTCTCCGACGTAACCCTGGACCTGCCGGTACGCCCGGTGCTGCCGACGCTGGTCGCGGCGCTCGACGCGGCCGGGACCGGCGTCCTGGTCGCCCCACCGGGCACCGGCAAGACCACTCTCGCGCCGCTGGCCGTGGCCGACCGGGTGACCGGTCGGGTGGTGATCGCCCAACCCCGCCGGGTGGCGGCCCGTGCCGCCGCACGACGGATGGCGGAGCTGCTCGGCGAGCGGGTCGGCGAACGCGTCGGATACGCGGTCCGCGGTGAGCGCCGGGTCGGCCCGGCAACGCGGGTGGAGGTGGTCACCACCGGCCTGCTGGTCCGGCGGCTGCACCACGACCCGGAACTGCCCGGCACCGGCGCCGTGCTGCTCGACGAGGTCCACGAACGTCAGCTCGACGCGGACCTCGCGCTGGCCTTCACTGTGGAGGCCCGAGCCACCCTCCGGCCGGACCTGTGGCTGCTGGCGATGTCGGCGACCCCGGACACCGACCGGTTCGCCGCGTTGCTCGGCGGGTCCGTCCCGGCCCCGGTGGTACGGGCCGACTCGGCGCTGCACGCGGTGCAGCGGATCTGGGCACCGCCGGCACGCCCGATCGCCCCGCCCGGGGCCGGGCCGGTGGACCGGGCCCTGCTCGACCACGTGGCCGCCACCGTTCGCCGGGCACTGCGCGAGCACGACGGCGACGTGCTGGTCTTCCTGCCCGGGGCCGGCGAGATCGCGGCGGTCACCGGGCGGCTAAGCGACCTGCGGGACACCGTGGCGCTGCTGCCGCTGCACGGCCGTCAACGCGGCTCCGAGCAGGACGCTGCGCTGCGTCCCGCTGACCGGCGGCGGGTGGTGCTGGCCACCGCGCTGGCCGAGACCAGCCTGACCGTCCCGGGTGTACGGGTCGTGGTGGACGCCGGACTGTCCCGGGTGCCCCGCATCGACCTGGCCCGCGGACTCGGTGCGCTCGTCACCGTGCCGGTCTCCCGGGCCGCCGCCACCCAGCGGGCTGGCCGGGCTGGCCGGGAGGCCCCCGGGTACGTCTATCGCTGCTGGTCCGCGGCGACCCACGAGCGGCTGCCCGCCCGGGCCGAGCCGGAGGTCGCCACCGCCGACCTGACCGGCTTCGCGCTGGAGCTGGCCGCCTGGGGCCAGTCGGACGGCGTCGGGCTCGCGCTGCCCGACGTGCCGCCCGTCGCCGCGATGACGGTGGCCCGGGACACCCTGCGAACCCTGGGCGCGGTCGACGCCGACGGTCGGATCACCGCACGCGGTCGGTCGATCGCCGCCGCCGGCGCGCACCCGAGGCTGGCCCGGGCGCTGCTCGACGGCGCCGGTCGGGTCGGCGCCGACCGGGCCGCCGAGGTCGTCGCCCTGCTCGCCGAGGAGAGCGCGGCCGGCCCCGGTGACGACCTGGTCGCCGGCTGGCGTCGGCTGCGCGCCGGCGTCGACGCGGGCGCGACCGCCCGCTGGCGCACCGAGGTACGCCGGCTGCGCGCCGCGCTGCCCGCCGGCTCCCCGCCCGACGGCCGATCCGACAGCAGCCGAACCGACCGAGCGGGCGGCCCGGCGATCGGGGGACGAGCCGGCTCGGGTGGGCTGAGCGACGATCTCGCCGCCGGGTTGCTCGTCGGTCTGGCGTACCCGGAACGGTTGGCGCGGGTGCGACGGCCGGGCGGATCGGCGTACCTGATGACCGGCGGGACCGCCGCGGAGCTGGCGGCCGGGTCGGGGCTGGCCGGATCCGACTGGCTGGCGGTGGCCGTCGCGGACCGCACCCCCGGCACGCCGTCGGCCCGGATCCGCCGGGCCTCGCCGGTGGACGAGGCGACGGCCCGGGAGGCGGCCGGCCCGCTGCTGCGCACGAGCCGCGAGGTCGGCTGGTCCGACGGTGACGTGGTGGCGCGGGAGGTGACCCGGCTGGGCGCGATCGAGCTGCTCCAGCGGCGGCTGGACCGGCCGGACCGGGCGGAGGTCGCGGCGGCGTTGCTGACCGGTCTTCGCCAGGAAGGGCTGGGTTTGCTGACCTGGACGCCGGCGGCGCGGGCACTGCGCGAGCGGCTCGCGTTCCTCCGGCACCACCTGGGTGACCCGTGGCCGGAGGTCGGCGACGAGGCGTTGTTCGACGCCGCGCCGACCTGGCTGGGCCCGGAGTTGGCCGCCGGCCGGCGCCGCGCCGACCTGGCCCGGGTGGACGTCACGTCGGCGCTGCGCCGGCTGCTGCCCTGGGCGCAGGCCGCCCGCCTGGACGAGCTGGCCCCGGAGCGGATCGAGGTGCCGAGTGGCTCTCGGGTCCGGGTGGACTACACCGACCCGGTCGCGCCGGTGCTCGCGGTGAAGCTTCAGGAGACGTTCGGCTGGTCGACGGCACCCCGTGTCGGCGACGGGCGGGCGCCGGTGCTGCTGCACCTGCTCTCCCCCGCGGGCCGGCCGGTGGCGGTCACCGCTGATCTGGCGTCGTTCTGGCGCACCGGCTACCCGCAGGTCCGTGCCGAGTTGCGCGGGCGCTATCCCCGGCACCCGTGGCCGGAGGATCCGGTGACGGCGACGCCCACCCGGCACGCCACACCACGCCGACGCTGA
- a CDS encoding DUF397 domain-containing protein, protein MTAYDLTRADWRTSARSSGNGNCVEVATTSGQVAVRDSKDRSGPVLAFGPVAWRAFVLGVGEVRRQ, encoded by the coding sequence ATGACGGCGTACGACCTGACCCGAGCAGACTGGCGCACCAGCGCGCGCAGCAGTGGCAACGGCAACTGCGTGGAGGTCGCGACGACCAGCGGTCAGGTCGCTGTCCGGGACAGCAAGGACCGCTCCGGCCCGGTGCTCGCCTTCGGCCCGGTGGCCTGGCGGGCCTTCGTGCTCGGCGTCGGCGAGGTCCGTCGCCAGTGA